cacaaccgTAGCGTTGCGCAACGTAAACAGACTTTCCAATTGCCTGCTAAGCCCACAATGCATTGCGGTTTTCCCACTTCCGCTACGTCACCCTTTCAAACCcaattacttttacatatgtttaccttATTGtctgaaactttggccacattcaatatgaacatctgacattATGTGTTCAAAATAATTCACTCATTTACTCAATGTAGGGGACTGTGTAGTGAGCTCAtttggaacatgaaaaaaacacttctggacCCTACTTGGGTCATACTGTCGGCGCCACTGATGACAACATTGCTGTCGCACAATCAAAGCATGTCAGATCAACGTTGGCTTGTGAACAAGTCAGAACAAATACTGACATGCATATTTGTGATAAATACATTATACTCAGCATATTTTCCCAAGATTAATGAAGAACATTACTAAGTACTTTGTGGCTATTTGTGTTGTGATGCTCTGCTCACATTAAACTTATTAATGACAGGAGGAGAAAGAGCAAGGCGATTGCAACCTGTCCTACTAATGTAAGTaatttttcatttcacatttgATATGTTAAAGTTCGTTTTACCAGTTAGTCGTGTAATAACTTGTGGATTTAATGTATAGCGGTATGCATTACCCCATACGGCACAAATCCCAGCTAGCAGCAGCCCAGctcgctaatgttagctagtctTAGCCCTCCTCTGTGcatctgatttattttaatctctTCATTGACAGATGACTATGGGgttcaaaggacagagggatgtcgtatgctgcaaagtcctgtgaggcaaattgtgatttgtgatattgggctttataaataaaattgattgattgattgattgattgattgactacACATTAGATTAACAATTTATTACATGGCTAAAAAAATGGTAAAACAAATttcaacataacataaaaagTTAAACGTTGCAATCAAGCTACTCTCTTTCTTCTTGTCTGTCTCTTGTGTCTGTTTCAAATAGTCCGTCTGTTCCTTCAGCTCAATGCATGATGGGATATATTGCTAGGTTAGTGACCACTGATTTTCTAATACGTTCCGCAATGCATTGTAGGATACTTTGAGTTCACTAAATAGGGTATAATAATTCTCATTATACATTAGGACAGCACTACAAAAAGGCAAGGTCACTATATAGTGTGTAGtgagtgatttcaaacacagccattgtaacattatatatgacagaaaataatgaaaagcatAATAGAGCCCCTTTAAATAAACTAACAAATAAATATGTCAGTATATGTTTTTAGATTGTTCCGCTGCCCCCAAgtaactgaaaaaataaataaataaaaatactgctTTAGTAGAACCATCATAATTATGTACATGTGTAAAACGTATACTATCAAATcaatatatttgtatatagtAAGTATTACATAAGTATACTATCaactaaactaaaaataacGCATGCAATAATGATGAATGTAAATGCAAAGTAATTAACTGTACTGCATTTCACTGTGAATGTTCTCTGTAAGCACTGGGTGCCTGTAGATGAGAGACATAAGCTCACTTCCAGAACAAACCACAGCCATGCAACAAGGACTCAGACCTTTGGATCAGCAGTCAAAATCAGGGTAGAACTGCAGTCGTGAAAAAGCGCACTGAGCTCCAGCTCCATGTGACAGAAAGCTCAACATGGAGACACAGGCAAAACTCCAGACAGCACCTCTGTGTCAGCCAGCCTGAAACAAAAAACTGTTGGCAGTGAACCCACTAAGAGTGAAATCATGGTAATTTCCCACAGTTCTGGATGACCCAGCCAGTGGCGTTGATATCCAGCTTCAGTAGGTTCATGACCCATTCGTCCTTCTGAGCTCCCTTCATGAACTCAGACAAGGTTATCTGACCTGtgcgacacaaaaaacacaatccACATGGATGaattcacatttcacaaaaagtcatagaatatcAGCAGTAAAATGATCAACATATTTTATGTGATCAAAATGGTGTCTGAGAGAGCATTTTACCTAAAGCTACATAAACGTCTCTTGGTAACTGTTAACCATTTCTGGTATGAAATTTAAAATGGCAAAAgttttgtccaaaaaaaagtAGTAATGCTGGTTACTTTTGCTGATCTTATACAAGCCTGTGAGTAGTTAAGTAAgaagaagatgaactgattttcAAAAGGCAAAATGTTAAAGATcacacatttcttcaatatttgtatgcaagattactttttaatttcaatcttttgcagtttcaaaataacaaaaagggaaaagggcctgaagcaaaagtttgggcaccctgtaTGGTCAGTACTTAGTGGCATCCCCTGTGGCAAGTGTCACAGCTTCTTAATACTTTTTGTAtccagctaagagtctttcaattttggtttgggggattttcacccattcttcctgcaaaaggcttctagatctgtgagattcttgggccgtcttgcatgcactgctcttttgaggtctatccacagatttttaatgatgtttaggtcgggggactgtgagagccatggcaaaaccttcagcttgtgcctcttgaggtagtccattgtggattttgaggtgtgtttaggatcattgtcctgttgtagaagttgtcgtctcttcatcttcagtgtttttacagatggtgtgatgtttgcctCCCAAATgtgctggaatttaactgaatccattcttccctctacctgtgaaatgttccccatgccactggctgcaacacaagtcCAAAGCATGATTGATCCACCtccgtgtttaacagttggacaggtgttcttttcatgaaatgctgcacactttttttctccagtcATACCTCATTGAGTCCAAAAAGTTTTATTTAGCTtaatcagtccacaggacttgtttctaAAAAACATCAGGTTTGTTAAGATGTATCTTTGCAAACTTCTgttgctgaattttgtggtgaggacacaggaaaggttttcttctgatgactcttccatgaaggtcatatttgcaCAGGTGTCACtacacagtagaacagtgcaccaccactccagagtctgctaAATCTTCCTGTAGGTCTTTTGCAGCCAGACCAGGGTTTTGTTTTGCCTTTCTAACCTTTCAATCCTACCAGCAGCCCTCTTGAatagttttcttggtcttccagacatCGACTTCACCTCCTTTGCtctgaaatttgcatcacctgtcCCTTTCTTATgatgattgtgaacaagccagagccccAACAAGCTTATtatggtctgagaccctggttaAAGATTTCTGCCAGCTCAAATATCTTggagtgcccaaacttttgcaggttgcttctttcctttttcactctaaatttgtacaaaacaaaaatgatacacatatcttgcttaaaatgttgaaaagcatgtttcatctttaacttcatgccttttggagaaaTTTTGactggggtgcccaaacttttgcatgccccTGTATAAATGTGACAATTGTTATATTCAGTTTTCATGCTTTCTAATGTACACTGTGATCTTACTTACCGTCATTATTCTGGTCAACTAGCTCAAAGATTCTGTCACAGATTTCAGATGGCGTCATATTGACGTCACTCGTCTGGAGCTTGATTTTGTAGAGAATCTGTGTGAGATACATGAAATGTGTCTGTGGTCAAGTGCATTAATTGTCACTTTATTTACTAAAGTAGTTACTACTAACTGTGCAGCACTTTCATTGACTGCAGGCACATATAGGCTTTCATGGAAAGGTGTTAAAATTGTTAGAACAAACACACTCTAAAGTTAAATGATGTGACTCAGACTctagtgggaaaaaaaataagactgtgcaaacacaaattcaaatgttcatttctctgaaGGTTTCTATAAATATAGAATATCAATATTCTAAATCTAGCATAATATAGTAACAATATAAACATTTTGCCTTGGGATTACTGTtataaatattaatttattcccgtagaacaaaacaaatcacatgGGCTGTGGGCtaattttaagtgtctgaattTAGAGGCTTACCGTAAAGTGCACCAAAGATGTTCAGTTCAAGAATAGCCCTCACAAAGACCATCCATTCCTTATCTAATACCCTGTGAACCTACAGTACATGACCCTGACCCTAAGCCTTGTCACTGGGCTGGTACCATAATCTGCTTTAAGAGGATCTGTGTTATGAAACTTGGAAATTCGGACAGTTTGACACATCAGCCGAGCATATCCCAATTCACTTTGATTTCACTTTGAAACAATTTGATCACACTgttcaaagtttattttttggctttattgcctttatttgatgGGACAGATTAAGTGTGAAATGGGGTTAGAGAGGGGATAGCGTGTAGCAAAGGTCCATGTGTTGTAATCAAGCCTGCGACCACTGTGGCAAAgacattgcctttgtacatgggacaccTGCTTTACCCACTGACTTACTGGGTGCACCCACTTTGCTCAAAATAGCCTTAGGTTCTACAAAACTTTAACTCGTAATATTTGCATAAATCGCAAAAGCAATTTACAGAAAGTATgggaataaaatgtgaaaaggtCTTTCCTACCCTTATGATCCGTTTCACCTCCTGCCTGTCCAACTTGCCGTTTCCATCCTTGTCGTACATCTTGAAGGACCACTTGAGTCGATCTTCAATATTCCCCCGTAAGATTAAGTGAAGTGCTGCTACATACTCGAGGAAATCAAGTGTGTTATCCTGTAAGCAAACAATGCAGAGTTGCATTCACAATTGAACTAAAATTCCAATTCTGTATAGAGAATTTTCTGCCTCTTTTACCCGGTTTGTGTCAAAGGAGCGAAATATTGTCTCAATGTAGAGGGACTCCTCTGCAGAGCTGCTCTGTACCCCGAAGATCCTCTTGAACTCATGTAAGTGCAGGGCACCACTCGGACACTCCTTCATGAAAATGATGCACAGGTCCTGGATCTGTGCCAAATCCATCTCCTCACTGTGGCTCTCTCCTTGTCCCATGGCCTCCTTTATTGCCTCAATAGTAGATGTGACAGTTTATTGGAGTGAAAGTTTGGATGTGACACTCTGCAGGTCACTAAGGCATCTGCTCACACTCCAGTCAAACTAAAGAGCTTTGCACTGCCGTCCAGCCGCTCTCTGAGCAGGCAGAGGGATGGTGGTCAATCCTATTAACTTGTTAATCACATGATCTTTAGCCAGCAAGTTGGTGACCAAGAAGGCCTATCAATCTGGCAATACTCTTGTTACCATGCGCCAAAAACACAGGTAATTAATTAAGTGGTATCTACTTAATTATAGAACCAGCAGAGTCAGTTAAACCAGCTGGCTTTGATATCagctgtctgcctgtgtgtgagtctgtagTGGCCCACACGTCTGAGGCTTCAGCCCCGAACATTttataaatagtaggggtgtgaATCACTAGAGCCCCTTAAACTCTTTGCAATATGCTGAATACTGCGATAACATAGATTGGGATACACTGcaaattattactttttttcaacTGCTAATGATGTCAGACTTTGTCAacatcttttttaattttataaggtaaagttttcagtctgctcatctcacttcagtcatttttattgtaaaaaaatgtatctgcaggggcgtcggtggcttagtggtagagcaggcgccccatgtacaaggctgttgccgcagcagcccgggtttgactccagtctgtggccctttgcggcatgtcatcccctctctctctctcccccctttcacacttgtctgtcctgtcaattaaaggccaaaatgccccaaaaaatatcttaaaaaaaataaaaaaatgtatctgctgAAAGGAATAACTAATTGATTTCATTATTCTAGTAGGCGACCAaaagttgtatttgtatttagaATATTAATAATTTCTAAAATTTAAAACACCAGTACTTGCTGTCCATGCTTCGaaacaatattgccacacaaaatatcaCCATACTAtgccatattgatttttctcCCCACCCTTAATAAATAGCCCTGAATTTAATATACTAAAATAaatcctgaggggaaattcaattaaattttttcACTCACTTTTTCACTCAATACTAATAAATAACGATTGCTAATATTTTAACATCATaattactaaaaaaaagtttaaaaaggtgtgtaaagttaaaaaagttgaaataaagtttttatgtttgtaaGACAGAAAATacgatgatttaaaaaaaagtgtgagtgcataaaaaaagcatcaaaatagagcttgttcatCAAAATCATCCTCAAATTCCTCAAATTTTACAAACACCCCTGGTTTGTAGAAACACAGTACTTaattttgcactttattttctgttggcataatatatttattcattcattcattcatttcccaaGCAACATTTCCAATTTCACTGATGCTTATATGGTAACGAGGTGGGACTTTTCTTGTATGTCCATGCAGGGATTGGTCCAGGGtcgaagtgtgtgtgtgtgtgtgtgtgtgtgtgcgcgcacacatTTGTGTGGCAGTTATTTTTATCAACCGGCTGGTGATTAACAGAACAAATATAACAAAAGCTTCTCTCCCCTTTTAGCAACTTGTTGGAGGTTAGATAATAAATATAATGCTATATGTTTGTTTTACACtctattttaaatatttaattaatttttcagTTGTATTTATGACTGATAACCGTAAATATCTGTTTCGGCCTTTGGTCACTGCAGGTCATACCATCTTGGGCCAGAGGTCAAACCAAGAATGAACTATGcaaatattatttaatttaatttaatttaatttaatttatttgtagaTACAACATAATGAATAGAAATGTCTGCAGACAGTAAATGTGAGTCATTGTACTTTGATTCTCGATTACATTGAGTTTTACATCGTGGCATTTTATTACTGCGTCCCATCtggcatctttaaaaaaaattaatgtactttaattaatataaattaattttaataataaaacatgtatttatttatttatttatttatttattttattgagtgAATTTGTCTCTACTGATCCCTGTGTACCCTacgggctctagtttcgcagaccgaagtttggcacaccgtgcgccctggcgcagttactcctctatcccacctccatccctcctaccggcgcaagtcggaaagagggaggagagaaggcgtggagtgggttttacacacatcacaccaatcaaacgagcccctctcctcacccgtAAAtgtgccgcgcgaaggcgtaatgagagtttactcaattcgccatggcagaagagagcagctgcgtcagacagccaaacttctcccaggaggaaactgatgttttggtccgggaggtcgcagtgtctgaatatacggaactgcgagcagacctccacgggctgatgatgcaaaggtagcctgggaggaggtcaccacaattgtaaatcaatgttgtgtttctctcgtgcgtgcgcacgctctctctttgtctctcgcagtctcactctgtttcttttcttttgacttttctaagatgacagatgctgaatatatactccctatctgatgctgtggctgtttgtggttggctgagagggatgtgaactcattagtttgcaggctgttaatcaaatcaggttgggtttccattacgcgtgccaaacgtgccaaacggtcaAACGGatcaatcccctttgatctgacatcagatgtgacgggacagtcgatatagagatacatttatgtgctgattgcagatagttgcattgaatagtggttttgtggctatttattgcatcgttaatgtgcctgatattctggaaacctgcctgtgaggttttggtgacgtgtgcgcactgtccgcccgtcagccaaacttcagcttaaaccggctgcgctccccctgcgctgacagtagacctggtttcagttggcgagcttttagcgcaccttcagcgaagccttttggcacgaaactgtcactgcaccaagctggatctgtcgacacctccccctgctgcgccgccacacccatctcagcgcacctcagtctgccaaactaccaaactgagggCGCcccgggttgcgctgctcgaaactagctctgtgtggggttcaccaccctgagccaccctgcgctgcgccgggaaactagagccctacaTGTGCAGAGATAGACCCAAGGTGGAGCTCAAGTACCTACCTCTTTGGCCTTTGACTAGAATAGTACCATGTTTGCACgactttttttgctgttgttttagttttatttttctttaaataattcTATATTTTAGTTTTGAAATTTGGATAATGGTATCAATTCTCAACCAAAAAGCGTCTTATATTTGAGTTTTAATTCAAGACCACAAGAGCCCCTGCCCCTCCCTCCTCAACTTTCCTTGTTGGAAAAGCCACCACAGTCAAAAAACGAGAATTTGATTTTATTCAATCGACAGGAAATAAAGCATCATTTAACTGGatcacaagttaaattaaagaGCCCTGCAACAAGGCATGTAGCAAAACAACATGGTTTTAGGAGGCTGAATTTAATGTAAATGAACTTCCCCCCCAAAAGACTCTTTTTTTATCAGCACTCATCAGTGGATTTCATATCTAATTTAAGAACTTTGAGGCAACCTCAGAGTGTGTCAGAGCAGCATCTACATGTACTCTGTGCATCCAGAGCCATTTAAACCTCACTGCACAACACGGCCCCTTATTTATACACAATAACAAATGTGTGTTGACTCAGAAGAGATAACATTTAAGAGAAAAGTTACAGGAGAATGGATATTTGATAGCAATACAGAATGCCTGAGAGCCTTGTGCATTAtgttccttttttaaattattttgaatTGTCACCTGTCACctgaattttgtgttttcctttacataaattaagacatttccaccataaattaaaataataattacaccAGAATATAAGCAATTAagtgtttaatgttcaaaatttcCTGGAGGAGGACCCCCAGACCCTTGCTCAATATGTGTCCCCACTATGCTGGAATGAAATGACGCCCTGTCTGCATGACTGTATGggtactgaaaaaaataaataaatatttaagctgttacactttacaataaggtacacagaAAAAGAGTAGAagaaactaatgaggaacaaatagttaatggtcagttcttgaGCAACTACCCATCAAATGTCATAGAGTGTCTAATCAGTGGTATATGATTAATGAAACGAGTGAGGGAACAAATGAGAAATGACCTGAAAGCCTACTTGTTAATCCTTTAATGGCAGGCTACTTTCCTAATGATTCCTAATGGAGGGCTATATAGATACTGATAAGTTACAGAGAGAACAGAGTTAGAGATCCAATATCAAGACATCATTACATAATGATTAGTTCgttaggctggattactgtaactccctattatcaggtagccctaagtatgtctttaaaaactctccagctaattcagaatgcagcggcacgtgtactaacaggaactaagaaacaagatcatatttctcctgttttagcttctctgcactggctccctgtaaaatccagaattgaatttaaaatcctactgttaacttataaagctctaaatggtcaagctccgtcatatcttagagagctcatagtgtcatattatcccaccagaacactgcgctctgagaacgcagggttactcgtggtccctaaagtctccaaaagtagatcaggagccagagcattcagctatcaggctcctctcctgtggaatcatcttcctgttacggtccgggaggcagacactgtctccacatttaagactagacttaagattttcctctttgataaagcttatagttaggactggctcaggcttgccttgtaccagcccctagttaggctgacttaggcctagtctaccgggggacctcctaatacaccgggcaccttctctctctctctctctctctctctctctctctctctctctctctctctctctctcgctctctctctttctcatgtcggccgtactgcatgtcactaactcggcttcttctccagagcctttgtctCCACTGTccattggagggagagctaaccacgcccacttaggagacaggaagagtaaccgttttattaacattggataagcctacggtggggtatctcctttatccaaAGGATATCCACagcgcttgactgtccacacaggcagcgcatttctcctgcgctctccgcgccggttaaacatcgactccactcgtctgttcccgtcagtactcgttttttcacatcaacaggtcattttaaacatgggtaagtacATATTTTCATCGctttttataacgtaataagttaatgacaatttgtcattgcatgtgcATGTAGCCtattgagcgtgttggattaacactgaatgaatagggcatattgttctgaccattttatttatgtagttatgtctgtaggctcgatgacacaaaattaaaattgtaatgaagtgattatggtattgaaaaatgtgttcgttatgcactgttgtgttattttaaattataaacatggtattttctcctcacgttcctcagtgcatgctgttgttattttattttgaaaattggccggattctctcgtcttttctgtgtccgacttcctgtttggtacgatccgctctatccagcttgacagaagcgctcgcggctcgcgtgaaaaatagaccagacgccgaactgaagcgctgcggtgtgtggatgtctgttcatcttttcgttcatgtccttattaatacACACTTTATAaattgcttgttggatttattaaaaacgaacaaatgaaaactaaatgtctttgaatatctctattatcatttaaaaacgaaaattaaaatgaccggtaaaaatagattataaCCGGATTTTTACAACCCTGTCGGTgaaaatgaccggcgacgaaaaagtctagcgcaacgtctgattgtcacatatgtatactatcatacagtaatatatactttcaacatattgcaccacaatagccagaattattaactatagcctaatattattactttcattaatgttgttgtaagctactgtcattacctgcatctctctctctctctctctctctctctctctctctgtctctctttctgtctcattgtgtcatgcggattactgttaatttattatgctgatctgttctgtacgacatctattgcacgtctgtccgtcctggaagagggatccctcctcagttgctcttcctgaggtttctaccactttttttccccgttaaagggttttttgggggagtttttccttatccgctgtgagggtccaaaggacggagggatgttgtatgctgtaaagccctgtgagataaattgtgatttgtgatattgggctttataaataaaattgattgattgattgaatatcTGTGAATCTATCACAATGAGCACTTCCTTCATTAGTAGTGACTGATTAAGCGGCACAATCAATGTGATGATTTTATTTTCCACTGGGATGGTACTGAGGAGCTCAGGGGCCCCGAAAAGCTGGGTGCTGCTTTATAAGAGGGACCCTTTATCAAAATACAGATTTAAGGCCTTCTTTACTTGAGCTTTGTGCTGACATGATGCATATTCCACACAAAAAAACTGTGAGCCAGCACTGTAAATCTGTACACAATGCACGGAAGAGGTGAGGTGATGAGGTTTATTATGGGTCCAACAGTTTTCATGAAACATGGCTGAGTGGCACCGTCTGCAGTAGAAAACGTAGGTACCGCAATGCAACCATGACTTTGTTgatttaaaatcaaacaaaagcctAAAATGTCCAAATATGGAGATGCTGTCATGAATAAATTCAACAAATTGCCATTATTGGTATTAATACCAGTTGTAGTATTATGATGCACTGAAGTTCAGCATGTGGTTTGTGCAAGTGGTGTTGCTGCACACCAGCAGAAGCCATTGCTTGACTGCAGTGGGTAGAATCAGTGTCAAACACTGCTCTGTCTCTCgatttcattattttcaaatgtgTCAGGCTAATTTGTTAAAAACTAGAATGTCATATGAATGTAGGCTATATCACAGTTGATGTTGAtagtatgtaataaaaatgaGATAAAAGTCATAGAATCATAGCCTTATAAAAAGTGTATAAtatgccttaaaaatgtcatgaaaagtcattatatagtatcttaaaaaatgttttagtataataagtaattaaaatgtcatcactgtcattaaaaaacgtGGTCTGTCATTTAAAAGTCATAGTGTGTGCTCTTTTCCTCTGTGGTCCTTAATCATATGCTGGCTCCCTAAAATGGCAttcagtcatcaaaactttgagaacCCCTGATGCAGTGGCgtcgtttcagcaaaagctaaggtatggcaatatgacatgacgtcacagagctactgatgatggagtttcaaaaatatgaacttatataaaacttcacgttggtctttgacctgtcagaagtacatactatgctgttgaaaactgtttcaaaggacatgaagctgtttctcacattcataatacctcaCGTC
The Epinephelus lanceolatus isolate andai-2023 chromosome 2, ASM4190304v1, whole genome shotgun sequence DNA segment above includes these coding regions:
- the LOC117269820 gene encoding guanylyl cyclase-activating protein 2-like, encoding MGQGESHSEEMDLAQIQDLCIIFMKECPSGALHLHEFKRIFGVQSSSAEESLYIETIFRSFDTNRDNTLDFLEYVAALHLILRGNIEDRLKWSFKMYDKDGNGKLDRQEVKRIIRILYKIKLQTSDVNMTPSEICDRIFELVDQNNDGQITLSEFMKGAQKDEWVMNLLKLDINATGWVIQNCGKLP